In the Anoplopoma fimbria isolate UVic2021 breed Golden Eagle Sablefish chromosome 7, Afim_UVic_2022, whole genome shotgun sequence genome, one interval contains:
- the lrp10 gene encoding low-density lipoprotein receptor-related protein 10: MTVTYSLCSLLVFTITACSRFEPALCSSRCGHSLQVLDSKVGEIRSSAYHSWSYRFGSTYDCWIIKGSEEEPIVLSFSQFSAQCRKEWVSIKSSAGSEPVVLCGSKLPQPMEFPGGNITVMHHFLPQQFPVSSFLLSYARDSGECPVTSFECLGGRCLPFSWRCNGRVECLNEGAGLGSDEQGCDEDFETPEPPKYGSTRAEEAKADDGDSERHYVEDSESDRWALLKERDEEEAQLDREQPQTRRQPVVTPTPIEWPCGGLLQNFYGTFSPPTIRGPALFCVWTLDPQDSRPLRLDLQQLVLGPGDRLTVYNREQGKGDVIKIITSASNYKSVQVESHTGLLSMTYKTLPGSEGSGFNATFHVGTYCPPWEGRCGGSAGGCFTQEQRCDGKWDCYETGKDEQGCRGCSFNQFACGVAGQRAVPSSHFTGRPVCYPVSERCNYQLYCADGSDERDCTVCQPGTFHCDMDRCVFESWRCDGQVDCKDGTDELNCTVILPRKVITAATVGSLVCGLLLVIAMGCTCKLYSLRTREYSLFAPISRQEAELIQQQAPPSYGQLIAQGIIPPVEDFPTENPNETSSLSLRGILQLLRQDAANSPHRRRRPRFIRRAVRRMRRWGLIPRPPSRPSQALSQQQSDASPSGQEPAPTSSSSAVEAVNQPVPQKLGLLAQSEQQHHHHHQQQEAPPPLPLLPVASPPPPPYAPPAPSPVTPNTPPVAVPPSSPSLASIFHTLGLSISLFRASPSSTNSMPLSASPSFSLSSSDDEVLLIPLSEDTTSEDDVPMLT; this comes from the exons ATGACCGTCACGTACAGCCTCTGTTCCCTCCTAGTTTTCACCATAACAG CATGCAGCCGTTTTGAGCCCGCCCTCTGCTCAT CTCGCTGTGGCCATTCCCTCCAAGTCTTAGACAGCAAAGTGGGGGAGATCAGGAGTTCTGCTTACCACAGCTGGTCCTACCGCTTCGGCTCTACTTATGACTGCTGGATCATCAAGGGTTCGGAAGAGGAACCCATCGTTCTCAG CTTTTCACAGTTTTCAGCACAGTGTAGGAAGGAATGGGTGTCTATAAAATCATCAGCTGGCAGTGAGCCGGTCGTCCTCTGTGGCTCCAAGCTGCCGCAACCAATGGAGTTCCCAGGGGGAAATATTACAGTGATGCACCACTTCCTCCCGCAGCAGTTCCCTGTGTCGTCTTTTCTGTTGAGCTACGCCAGAG ACTCTGGTGAATGCCCAGTAACATCCTTTGAGTGCCTCGGTGGACGCTGCCTTCCTTTCTCTTGGCGCTGTAATGGCCGGGTGGAGTGTCTCAATGAAGGTGCGGGCCTCGGCTCTGACGAACAGGGCTGTGATGAAGATTTCGAGACCCCTGAACCCCCAAAGTATGGCAGCACGCGGGCAGAAGAAGCCAAGGCTGATGATGGGGACTCTGAGAGACATTACGTTGAAGATTCTGAGTCCGATAGGTGGGCGCTGCTGAaggagagggatgaggaggaggcgCAGTTGGATCGAGAGCAGCCTCAGACTCGCAGGCAGCCCGTTGTGACGCCCACTCCCATTGAGTGGCCCTGCGGAGGCCTGCTTCAGAACTTCTATGGGACCTTCTCCCCTCCAACCATTCGGGGCCCCGCTCTGTTCTGTGTCTGGACTCTGGACCCTCAGGACTCAAGGCCACTGAGACTGgacctgcagcagctggtgCTTGGACCCGGGGACAGACTCACCGTGTACAACAGAGAGCAAGGCAAAGGAGACGTCATCAAAATT ATCACCAGCGCCTCCAACTACAAATCAGTCCAAGTTGAATCCCACACCGGCCTGCTGTCGATGACGTACAAGACTCTTCCTGGCTCAGAGGGCAGCGGCTTCAATGCCACGTTCCACGTCGGGACCTACTGCCCCCCTTGGGAGGGTCGTTGTGGCGGATCGGCAGGAGGATGCTTCACCCAGGAGCAACGCTGCGACGGGAAATGGGACTGTTACGAGACGGGTAAAGACGAGCAGGGTTGCAGGGGCTGCAGTTTTAACCAGTTTGCCTGCGGAGTGGCGGGCCAGAGGGCGGTGCCATCCAGTCACTTTACTGGCAGACCCGTGTGCTACCCAGTCTCAGAGAGGTGCAACTACCAGCTGTACTGTGCCGATGGCAGCGACGAGAGGGACTGCACCGTGTGTCAGCCGGGGACCTTTCACTGTGACATGGACAG gtgtgtgtttgagagctGGCGCTGCGACGGCCAGGTGGACTGTAAGGACGGAACCGACGAGCTCAACTGCACCGTCATCCTGCCCCGCAAGGTCATCACCGCGGCAACAGTGGGCAGCCTCGTCTGTGGGCTTCTGCTGGTTATCGCCATGGGCTGCACCTGTAAACTTTACTCGCTCAGGACCAGGGAGTACAG CCTGTTTGCACCGATCAGCCGCCAGGAAGCGGAGCTGATCCAGCAGCAGGCTCCTCCCTCCTACGGTCAGCTGATTGCACAGGGCATCATCCCGCCAGTGGAGGACTTCCCCACAGAAAACCCCAATGAG ACATCGTCTCTTTCTCTGAGGGGAATTCTCCAGCTCCTCCGTCAGGACGCTGCCAACTCCCCACACCGCAGACGCAGGCCCCGTTTCATCCGACGGGCAGTCCGCCGCATGAGGAGGTGGGGCTTAATCCCCAGACCTCCGTCCAGGCCGAGCCAGGCGTTGAGCCAGCAGCAGTCGGACGCCTCTCCCTCTGGACAGGAACCGGCTCCCACCAGTTCCTCGTCGGCTGTGGAGGCCGTCAACCAGCCGGTGCCTCAGAAACTTGGCTTGTTGGCTCAGTCggagcagcagcaccaccaccaccaccagcagcaggaaGCACCGCCTCCTCTACCACTGCTGCCCGTCGCTTCCCCTCCTCCGCCTCCGTACGCTCCCCCAGCTCCAAGCCCGGTCACCCCCAACACCCCTCCTGTCGCCGTCCCCCCGAGCAGCCCCTCTCTGGCCTCCATCTTCCACACGCTGGGCCTGAGTATCTCCCTCTTCAGAGCCTCGCCCTCCTCCACCAACTCCATGCCCCTCTCCGCCTCCCCTtccttctccttgtcctcttcAGATGACGAGGTGCTGCTTATCCCTCTGTCTGAAGACACCACCTCAGAGGACGACGTGCCCATGCTCACCTGA